Proteins from a genomic interval of Oceanidesulfovibrio indonesiensis:
- a CDS encoding DNA polymerase III subunit delta', which yields MAAARAAEPADSEAVEGVPLPEPDAIRDLVRDPVHARVRGHMQRLAESPDAIPQVILLEGGSTTERLAMALYWTALLHCRGPEPSRAPAQVSMLGAMVPDSEAVQDSDERPCLACTRCMQALTGANRDLFLLDGRVDFIKIDPVREMRRVLGEPPRDHPVRVVILAEAQNLTVPAANALLKSLEEPRPGNSFVLLAPQRERLLPTLVSRSFVLTLAWPRGVSDPDGNIPALREEATEDAASMLRFAEGFAMFLESGKGWFALTGAKGAVNKNIGLGFCNKLERAILAVLTGKVGDDRLAGALANRLDPAALRALDIAVDQATQALDKLVNPALTLDWLATTAVSLARDATLRRHRA from the coding sequence ATGGCCGCCGCACGCGCAGCAGAGCCCGCAGACTCGGAAGCCGTCGAAGGCGTCCCTCTGCCCGAACCGGACGCGATACGGGATCTCGTCCGCGATCCTGTGCATGCGCGCGTGCGCGGTCACATGCAGCGTCTGGCCGAATCTCCGGACGCCATCCCGCAGGTCATCCTGCTCGAAGGCGGATCCACCACGGAACGCCTCGCCATGGCGCTGTACTGGACCGCCCTGCTCCACTGCCGCGGCCCTGAGCCTTCCAGGGCTCCTGCCCAGGTCAGCATGCTCGGGGCCATGGTTCCGGACTCAGAAGCCGTGCAGGACTCCGACGAACGACCCTGCCTCGCCTGCACCCGCTGTATGCAGGCCCTCACCGGAGCAAACCGCGACCTGTTCCTGCTGGACGGACGCGTGGACTTCATCAAGATCGACCCCGTGCGGGAGATGCGGCGGGTGCTAGGCGAGCCCCCACGGGACCATCCTGTGCGCGTCGTCATCCTGGCCGAGGCCCAGAATCTGACCGTGCCGGCGGCCAACGCCCTGCTCAAATCCCTGGAAGAACCCCGCCCCGGCAACAGCTTCGTGCTGCTCGCCCCCCAGCGGGAACGCCTTCTGCCAACCCTGGTGTCCCGCAGCTTCGTGCTTACGCTGGCCTGGCCGCGCGGTGTTTCCGATCCGGATGGAAATATCCCGGCCCTGCGCGAAGAAGCAACCGAGGACGCCGCGAGCATGTTGCGCTTCGCCGAAGGCTTTGCCATGTTCCTTGAGTCTGGCAAAGGCTGGTTCGCGTTGACCGGCGCCAAAGGCGCGGTGAACAAGAACATCGGCCTGGGATTCTGCAACAAGCTGGAACGGGCCATACTCGCCGTGCTCACTGGCAAGGTCGGGGACGACCGTCTTGCCGGCGCGCTGGCGAACCGGCTCGACCCCGCTGCCCTGCGCGCTCTGGACATTGCCGTTGACCAGGCGACCCAGGCCCTGGACAAGCTCGTGAATCCCGCCCTGACCCTGGACTGGCTGGCTACGACCGCCGTATCCCTGGCTCGCGACGCCACCCTGCGCAGGCACCGCGCCTGA
- a CDS encoding adenylosuccinate synthase, translating into MSNIVVLGSQWGDEGKGKIVDLLTRDVHCIVRFQGGNNAGHTLVAGGKKTILHLIPSGILQPHARCFIGNGVVLDPWVFIKEIDTLAAQGVEVGPGRIVVSPKTHVIMPYHKALDTAREESLSGEKQIGTTGRGIGPCYEDKASRIGVRAGDLTDLDLVRAKVEKALVEKNMLLQNLYGKEPVLVDAVMEEIKPVAERIVPMLGDVSSALEEAIADEKSILFEGAQGTHLDIDHGTYPFVTSSSTVAGNAASGAGIAPRALDRVVMVVKAYTTRVGGGPFPTELSDQDGDHLQQTGAEFGATTGRKRRCGWLDLPILRESARLNGPTDIAMTKLDVLTGLDTVKVCTAYKFRGETIQYPPQFEGALAEVEPVYEELPGWKEDIGGVTSWISLPTNAKEYIRYLEHALRTPVSIISVGPDREQTLIRK; encoded by the coding sequence ATGTCAAACATCGTGGTTTTGGGCTCGCAATGGGGCGACGAAGGCAAAGGAAAGATCGTCGATCTCCTCACGCGGGACGTCCATTGCATCGTCCGGTTTCAGGGAGGCAACAACGCCGGCCACACCCTGGTCGCCGGAGGCAAGAAAACCATACTGCACCTCATTCCTTCCGGGATCCTCCAGCCGCATGCCCGCTGCTTCATCGGCAACGGCGTGGTGCTCGACCCCTGGGTCTTCATCAAAGAAATCGACACCCTCGCCGCCCAGGGGGTGGAGGTCGGACCCGGCAGGATCGTTGTCAGCCCGAAGACTCATGTGATTATGCCGTACCATAAAGCTCTCGACACGGCCCGAGAAGAGTCATTAAGCGGGGAGAAGCAGATCGGCACCACGGGACGGGGCATCGGTCCGTGCTACGAAGACAAGGCCTCGCGCATCGGCGTGCGCGCCGGCGACCTCACCGACCTCGACCTGGTCCGCGCCAAGGTCGAAAAAGCTCTGGTCGAAAAAAACATGCTGCTCCAGAACCTGTACGGCAAGGAGCCCGTGCTGGTGGATGCGGTCATGGAAGAGATCAAGCCCGTGGCCGAACGCATCGTTCCCATGCTCGGCGACGTCTCCAGCGCGCTCGAAGAAGCCATCGCCGATGAAAAATCCATCCTCTTCGAAGGCGCCCAGGGGACCCATCTGGATATCGACCACGGCACGTACCCCTTCGTCACCTCCTCGTCCACGGTGGCGGGCAACGCCGCCTCCGGCGCCGGCATCGCCCCCCGCGCACTCGACCGCGTGGTCATGGTGGTCAAGGCCTACACCACTCGCGTGGGCGGTGGCCCCTTCCCCACCGAGCTCTCGGACCAGGACGGCGACCACTTGCAACAGACCGGCGCGGAATTCGGCGCCACCACCGGCAGAAAGCGTCGCTGCGGCTGGCTGGATCTGCCCATCCTGCGGGAGTCCGCACGTCTCAACGGCCCCACGGACATCGCCATGACCAAGCTCGACGTGCTTACCGGCCTGGACACCGTCAAGGTCTGCACGGCGTACAAGTTCCGCGGCGAGACCATTCAGTATCCGCCACAGTTCGAAGGAGCCCTCGCCGAGGTGGAGCCCGTATACGAGGAGCTGCCCGGCTGGAAAGAGGACATCGGCGGCGTCACCTCCTGGATATCGCTGCCGACCAACGCCAAAGAGTACATCCGCTATCTGGAGCATGCGCTCCGGACCCCGGTGTCCATCATTTCGGTGGGCCCGGACCGAGAGCAGACGCTCATCAGGAAATAG
- a CDS encoding transglycosylase SLT domain-containing protein gives MTQEPHGYQCRGAFVLVTALLAVLVFFLYQTDFSVQTAQTSHEVEVELKRFTVNANPDPTPRGPARIIRVLATQNEHVLSTLTPYGPGFERELLERFAEQYDYTLYWMQSRSPQEAWKALTKGEADLFIGLGFQPKEMVHHKVKVGPAYAHYRPVAVSTKSPGSGEFCPDTVLVSADTSLREDMIESKNCGPARRHLNSSELPTLLGNVSSRKSAVAMVDQGRFRLWQPFFPKLKAVAPMGQPVPYRWYWSEGRPGLARDLALFWKSASAKRTLTELTELYFGFLPEESDPYALRQFYATVQRGAAQWGDDIVRVSKKYEIDPLLLMALIYQESRFDPHAVSPTGVRGLLQITADTARGLGIDRRNPRQSIEGGARYLSMLWEDIESWNLSKWDRWFFALAAYNQGPRNLEKARELAISMGGDGSRWNELRTVYPLLSKQSSCRGNEAVQYVQRIRFYYYVLHGLVVLSGAEVEDLGSLSRLVSRDSGPFS, from the coding sequence ATGACCCAAGAACCACACGGATATCAATGCAGAGGTGCATTCGTTCTCGTCACCGCGCTTTTGGCCGTTCTCGTCTTTTTTCTCTACCAGACTGATTTTTCCGTACAAACCGCGCAGACCAGTCACGAGGTCGAGGTCGAGCTGAAACGCTTCACCGTGAACGCCAACCCCGACCCGACGCCCCGCGGCCCGGCCAGAATCATCCGCGTGCTCGCCACGCAGAACGAGCATGTTCTGTCCACTCTCACGCCGTACGGGCCCGGTTTCGAGCGGGAGCTCCTGGAACGCTTCGCCGAGCAGTACGACTACACCTTGTACTGGATGCAGAGCCGGAGTCCGCAGGAAGCCTGGAAGGCGCTGACCAAGGGCGAGGCCGACCTCTTCATCGGCTTGGGGTTCCAGCCCAAGGAAATGGTTCACCACAAGGTCAAGGTCGGTCCGGCGTACGCGCACTACCGGCCTGTGGCAGTTTCCACCAAATCGCCCGGCTCCGGTGAATTCTGCCCGGATACGGTGCTGGTCTCGGCCGACACGTCACTGCGTGAAGACATGATCGAATCGAAAAACTGCGGACCGGCGCGGCGCCATCTGAATTCTTCCGAACTGCCAACGCTGCTCGGCAACGTATCGAGCCGGAAAAGCGCAGTGGCCATGGTGGACCAAGGCCGTTTCCGGCTGTGGCAGCCCTTTTTTCCCAAGCTCAAGGCCGTTGCGCCCATGGGGCAACCCGTTCCGTACCGCTGGTACTGGAGCGAAGGCAGACCCGGTTTGGCCCGCGACCTGGCGCTTTTCTGGAAAAGCGCCTCTGCCAAGCGCACGCTCACCGAGCTTACCGAGTTATACTTCGGCTTCCTGCCCGAGGAGTCTGATCCGTACGCCTTGCGACAGTTCTACGCCACGGTTCAACGCGGCGCTGCCCAATGGGGCGACGACATCGTCCGCGTGAGCAAAAAATATGAGATAGATCCGCTCCTGCTCATGGCTCTCATCTATCAGGAGTCCCGGTTCGACCCGCATGCAGTAAGCCCTACGGGCGTGCGCGGGCTGTTGCAGATCACCGCTGACACCGCTCGGGGGCTGGGCATAGACCGCAGAAATCCAAGACAGTCCATCGAGGGCGGAGCGCGCTACCTGAGCATGCTCTGGGAAGATATCGAGAGCTGGAACCTTTCCAAGTGGGATCGCTGGTTCTTCGCTCTGGCGGCCTACAACCAAGGCCCGCGGAATCTGGAAAAGGCCCGCGAACTCGCCATTTCCATGGGCGGCGACGGCTCACGCTGGAACGAGTTGAGAACCGTCTACCCCCTGCTCTCCAAGCAGAGCAGCTGCCGCGGCAATGAAGCCGTGCAATACGTTCAGCGAATCCGATTTTATTATTACGTCCTACACGGACTCGTCGTCCTCTCTGGGGCGGAAGTGGAGGACCTTGGCTCGCTTTCCCGTCTCGTTTCCCGGGACAGCGGACCCTTCTCCTGA